In Belonocnema kinseyi isolate 2016_QV_RU_SX_M_011 chromosome 4, B_treatae_v1, whole genome shotgun sequence, a single window of DNA contains:
- the LOC117170810 gene encoding uncharacterized protein LOC117170810 gives MNASHFEEWFREVLRKLPPKSIIVIDQAPYHTMLDPERRNPTFSWRKENIIQWMTQRNIPLPTGADSYEDLNKVNLLQLCVPYKFEKSYLLDQIAKEIRGDEVKLLWLPVAHCKFNAIECVWTYVKQKVAAQNATFKINDVQRICETVMNSVPPTIWENFVRHVEDLAKKYTVTDDLLD, from the coding sequence ATGAATGCTTCTCATTTCGAAGAATGGTTTCGAGAGGTGCTCCGCAAGTTACCACCGAAATCAATTATTGTGATTGACCAAGCTCCTTACCATACGATGTTGGATCCTGAAAGACGGAATCCTACCTTCAGCTGGCGAAAGGAAAATATAATTCAGTGGATGACACAGAGGAATATACCACTTCCAACTGGGGCGGATTCGtatgaagatttaaacaaagtgAATCTTCTGCAACTTTGTGTGCCCTACAAATTCGAAAAGAGTTATTTACTGGACCAAATTGCAAAGGAAATAAGAGGTGATGAGGTTAAACTTCTTTGGTTGCCAGTAGCTCATTGCAAATTCAACGCGATAGAGTGCGTGTGGACATATGTGAAGCAAAAAGTAGCTGCTCAAAATGCCACCTTCAAAATTAACGACGTACAGAGGATTTGCGAGACAGTGATGAACTCGGTGCCACCAACAATATGGGAAAATTTTGTAAGGCACGTGGAAGATTTAGCAAAGAAATACACAGTAACTGATGATCTCTTGGATTGA